The following are encoded together in the Humulus lupulus chromosome 5, drHumLupu1.1, whole genome shotgun sequence genome:
- the LOC133779031 gene encoding uncharacterized protein LOC133779031: MTRSNYKKWKRDVDFSLGIMDLDLCMHEDQPAAFTDVSTTAHRTLHAQWKKPNRLSLIAMKRSIPEHILSGLPETTNAQEILTNVGKLYDTCENVETGSLMDEIQTIKYDETKGVRDFILKIVNVQSQLKDRKIHLPDSYIIHHALNALPASSNLIKTTYNTYNQTWSINDLISKCVDEETS; the protein is encoded by the coding sequence ATGACTAGGTCCAACTACAAGAAGTGGAAACGAGATGTGGATTTTAGTTTGGGAATCATGGACTTGGACCTATGCATGCATGAAGATCAACCTGCTGCTTTTACTGATGTGAGCACTACTGCCCACAGAACTCTCCATGCACAATGGAAAAAGCCAAATCGTCTTAGTCTTATAGCTATGAAAAGATCGATTCCTGAACATATTTTGAGTGGTTTGCCTGAGACAACTAATGCCCAAGAGATTTTAACTAATGTGGGAAAATTGTATGACACTTGTGAGAATGTTGAAACTGGATCTCTTATGGATGAGATTCAAACCATCAAGTATGATGAAACTAAAGGAGTAAGGGACTTCATTCTGAAAATTGTCAATGTTCAGTCACAACTAAAAGATCGCAAGATTCATCTACCTGATTCTTATATTATTCATCATGCTCTCAATGCTCTTCCTGCATCTTCCAATCTTATTAAGACAACCTACAACACTTATAATCAAACATGGAGCATAAATGACCTAATTTCAAAGTGTGTGGATGAGGAAACAAGCTAA